DNA from Kitasatospora herbaricolor:
AACTACCTGGGGCAGCGCCACCAGGTCGGGCTGAGCCTCACCGAGGCCCTCAGGCTGGCCGTGGACTCGCTCGCCAGGGACCCGAACGGCGGCTCCCCGCGCACCCTGACGCCCGAGCAGCTGGAGGTCGCGGTCCTCGACCGCCAGCGGTTCCAGCAGCGCAAGTTCAAGCGGATCCTCGGCAGCCAGCTCGGCCGGCTGCTCGACGGGGACCAGTCCGCGGAGGCGGACGACGAGGACAAGCCGGCGGCGACGTCGGAGTAATCCTCGTGAGTGAATCCCGTACGGCCGGCCGCACGGCCGTACGGGATTCCGTGCCCCTACGGTGAATCGACGTCACATCCATGGTCGGACCAGGCCGGTCGTGAACGGATTGCCACCGTGGAGGCGGTTTCGGACAGCTCCAATCAGAGAATGGATGCCTCATGGACCGCCGAATTTTCGGGCTGGAGAACGAGTACGGCGTCACGTGCACGTTTCGGGGACAACGACGTCTGTCTCCGGACGAGGTGGCCAGGTACCTCTTCCGCCGCGTAGTTTCCTGGGGCCGCAGCAGCAATGTCTTCCTGCGCAACGGTGCACGGCTCTACCTCGACGTCGGATCGCACCCCGAGTACGCCACCCCCGAGTGCGACGAGGTCACCGAACTGGTGACGCACGACAAGGCGGGCGAGCGCATCCTCGAAGGCCTCCTGGTGGACGCCGAACGGCGGCTGCACGAGGAGGGCATCGCCGGCGACGTGTACCTCTTCAAGAACAACACCGACTCCGCCGGGAACTCCTACGGCTGCCACGAGAACTACCTCGTCGCCCGGCACGGCGAGTTCTCCCGCCTCGCGGACGTGCTGATCCCGTTCCTGGTGACCCGCCAGCTGATCTGCGGCGCCGGCAAGGTGCTGCAGACCCCGCGCGGCGCGGTCTACTGCGTCAGCCAGCGGGCCGAGCACATCTGGGAGGGCGTCAGCTCGGCGACCACCCGGTCCCGCCCGATCATCAACACCAGGGACGAGCCGCACGCCGACGCCGAGCGCTACCGCCGGCTGCACGTCATCGTCGGCGACTCGAACATGTCGGAGACCACCACCCTGCTCAAGGTGGGCGCCACCGACCTGGTGCTGCGCCTGATCGAGGCCGGCGTGGTGATGCGCGACCTGACGCTGGAGAACCCGATCCGGGCGATCCGCGAGGTCAGCCACGACCTGACCGGCACCCACCAGGTCCGGCTCGCCAACGGCCGGGAGGCCAGCGCGCTGGACATCCAGGAGGAGTACTACTCCAAGGCGCTGGAGTTCGCGGACCGCAAGGGCATCAACACCGGGACGATCGCCCGGGTGCTGGAGCTCTGGGGCCGCACCCTGGAGGCCGTCCGCACCGAGGACCTCGCGAAGGTCGGCAACGAGATCGACTGGATCATGAAGTACCGGCTGATCGAGCGGTACCGCGAGAAGCACCAGATGAGCATGTCCAACCCCCGGGTGGCGCAGATCGACCTCGCCTACCACGACATCCACCGCCGCCGCGGCCTCTTCTACCTGCTGCAGGGCAAGGGCCAGGCCGAGCGGGTGACCACGGACCTCAAGACCTTCGAGGCCAAGTCCGTCCCGCCGCAGACCACCCGGGCCCGGCTGCGCGGCGACTTCATCCGCCGCGCGCAGGAGCAGCGCCGCGACTTCACCGTCGACTGGGTGCACCTGAAGCTGAACGACCAGGCGCAGCGCACCGTCCTGTGCAAGGACCCGTTCCGTTCGGTGGACGAGCGGGTGGAGAAGCTGATCGCCGGCATGTGACCCGGACGGCCCGGACGGCCCGCACCCCCTTCGCAGGGGGTGCGGGCCGTCCGGTGCGCAGGGCCCGGGGCCGGCCGGCGGGAGCGGTCCGGGAGCCCCCGCGCGAGGTGTGACGTGGGGCGGTGCGCCCGTGTCGCCTACCGGGGCGGGGCGTGGTCTCGGCATACGCTGTCGGAGGATGTCCGAACAGCTGCACTTGACCGACAGTTAGGAACACCGTGCGTCGCACCGCCGGGTTGCTCGTAGTCCTGCCCCTGACGCTGCTGCTGGCCTGCAGCAGCAGCTCCAAGGCGCCGGCCGAGGTGTCGCCCTCGGCGTCGAGTGCCGCGCCGACGGTGCCGGCGCCGGTGGACGAGGCGGCGCCGATGCCGACCGTCGAGGGGTCCTTCGGCAGCAAGGCCGTGATCACGATCCCGGCCGGGCAGCCCAGCGGTCAGTTCGTGATCAAGACGCTCAGCGAGGGCGACCGCCAGACGGTGAGCAAGGGCGACTGGGTGACGGTCAACTACTCCGCCAAGGACTGGACGACCGGCAAGGAGCTGAAGAGCTCCTACGACGCCGACGGCAAGCCGCAGCTCTTCCAGGCGGGCAGCGGCCAGCTGGTGCCGGCCTTCGACCAGGCCGTGGTCGGGAAGAAGGTCGGCAGCCGGATCCTGGTGGTGGCCCCGCCGGCCGCCGCCTTCGGGGACCAGGGCAACACCACGCTTGGCGTGGCGCCGGGCGACACCGTGGTGTTCGTGCTGGACATCACCGAGGCCCTGCCGCAGGACTCCACCCTCTCCGGGACGATGACCCAGGCCCCGCCGACCTCGCCGCAGGTGAAGGACAACGGCAAGGCCGCCCCGACGATCACCATCCCGCCCGGCCAGGCGCCGCCCACCGACCTCCAGCAGTTCGTGCTGATCAAGGGCGAGGGCAAGCAGGTGCAGACCGGCCAGACCCTGGTGGTCCAGTACACCGGGGTGCTGTGGAGCAACGGCCAGCAGTTCGACTCCTCGTGGAGCCACGGCGGCGCCCAGGCCCTCCAGGTCGGGACCAAGAGCCTGATCGAGGGCTGGGACAAGGGCCTGGTCGGCCAGACCGTCGGCAGCCGGGTGATGCTCGTGGTGCCGCCCGCCCTGGGGTACAAGGACCAGGCGCAGGGCGCGGTGCCGGCGAACTCGACGCTGGTGTTCGTGATCGACATCCTGGAGGCGGTCTGACCGTACGGGTCGCTCGGCTCGTACGCTTGGCGGGCGCTCGTACACCAGACGCGCCCGTCCTCATACTGACCTGTCATACTGCTGCCCTCCCGCACTGTGGTGGCCAGGGCTTCCGGGTGCGGCGGCAGTACGGCAGGATCTCGGCGATCAGCAAGCCGGCCGGTAGGCCTCGAAGACCTGGTGAGATGGATGGGGAGTCATGTCTGAGAAAGCGTCGAGCCCGGGTGGGCCCGGCACCGCGAACGGCTCCGCCGGCGACCCGACGGACTCGCGTCCGGGCGGGCCGCTGCCCGGCGACGGCGAGTCGATCGTGGTTCCGCCGTCGATCCTGAAGCAGCAGGCCGGCTGGGGCAGCCCCGGTGACGCGCCGCGGCCGAAGACCGGCACCGCGACGGACGAGGCCCCGCAGATCTTCGCCTCGAACGTGCGCCGCCAGGACACCTCCGAGGCCGGGTACTACGAGAACCCGCCCAGCGTGGGCAAGCTCGGCCTGATCCTGGGCACCGTGCTGGCCGTGCTGCTGGCCGGCAGCGCGGTGACGCTCTACCTGGTGAACCGCGACGGCAAGTCCTCGGCCGCCTCCACCCCGGTGGACGCCGCGCCGACGGCCGCCCCGACGCCCACCGCCGACCCGGTGCCGCCGATCAAGGACAGCGCCAAGGTGCTGCCGACGGTCACCGGCGACTTCGGCAAGAAGGCGGTCATCACCACGCCCGCCGAGGCCGCCGACGGCACCTTCGTGGTCAAGGTCCTCTCCGAGGGCAGCGGCCCGGTCGTCGAGAAGAACTCCTGGACCTCGGTCGACTACACCGCCAAGGACTGGACCACCGGCAAGGACATCCCCAGCTCGTACGACGAGAAGGGCAAGCCGCAGATCTTCCAGGCCGGCACCGACGCGCTGATCCCGGCGCTCGACCAGGCCGTCGTCGGCAAGAAGGCCGGCAGCCGGGTCCTGGTGGTGGCACCGCCGGCCGCCGCCTTCGGCGCCCAGGGCAACACCAGCATGTCGATCGGCGCGAAGGACAACCTGGTCTTCGTGATCGACATCCAGCGGGTGAACGCCCCCGACGCGGTGGTCAGCGGCACCGTCACCCCGCCGCCCGCGGACTTCCCGCAGGTGAAGGACAACGGCAAGAAGGCCGCCGAGATCACCCCGGTCAAGGGCGCGGCCGAGCCGACCGAGCTCAAGAGCCACGTGCTGATCCAGGGCACCGGCCCCAAGGTCGAGTCGGGCGAGAAGGTCCTCGTCCAGTACACCGGCGCGCTGTGGAAGGACGGCAAGAAGTTCGACTCCTCGCTCGACAAGGGCCAGGCGTTCTCCTTCTCCGTCGGCGGCGGCCAGGTCATCGAGGGCTGGGACAAGGGCCTGCAGGGCGTGGCCGTCGGCAGCCGGGTCGAGCTGGTGATCCCCGCCTCGCTCGGCTACAAGGACCAGGCGCAGGGTGACATTCCGGCCAACTCCACCCTGGTCTTCGTGGTCGACGTGCTCGACGCCGGTGTGGGCTGACCCGCCTTCGGGTGACAATGGGACGTGAATGACCTTCGAGCGGGGCCGCGTGGCCTGCGCTCGGGCGGGCGGCGGGCGCCCGTACCGTGGTTCCGGAAGGAACAGCGGTGCGGGTACCTGCCGCTCCGTCATGTACGTAACGATCCGTGAGAAGAGGCAGTTGTGAGCAAGCCCGAGATCGACTTCCCCGTTGGCGACCCGCCCACCGAGCTGCAGATCCGTGACATCACGGTCGGCGACGGTGCCGAGGCCAAGTCGGGCCAGGTCGTCGAGGTGCACTACGTCGGTGTCGCGTTCAGCACCGGCGAGGAGTTCGACGCGAGCTGGAACCGTGGCTCGTCGTTCAAGTTCCCGCTCGGTGGCGGCCGCGTCATCAAGGGCTGGGACCAGGGCGTCGTCGGCATGAAGGTCGGTGGCCGGCGCGAGCTGACCATCCCCGCGCACCTCGCCTACGGCAACCAGTCGCCGACCCCGGCCATCAAGCCGGGCGAGACGCTGATCTTCGTCGTCGACCTGCTCGGCGTCTGATCCGTACCGCCCGGTCCGTGCCGGCCGAGCGTCGTCGGACGATCGGCACCGCTTGACCCGGGCGGCCCCGCGAGGCGGCCGTCCCGAGGGCCGCACCCCGCAAGCCGGGGGTGCGGCCCTCGGTGCTGCCCGTGGCGGACGGCGCGGCCCCGGTGGGACCCGACCCGCCTCGGCTTTCGCCGACGGTGGCGGTACCGGTACGGTCGGGGCGCCGGGTACACGGATTCCCGGCGGGCGCAACCCCGCGCGCGGCGCGGCACACCGGAAGGGTCAGCGATGGCGATCGCCAAGGCAGAGCGGCTGATGAATCTCGCCCTGTGCCTGATGAACACCAGACGGCCGCTCTCCAAGAAGGAGCTGCGGGAGTCCGTCGAGGCCTACCGCGAGGCGTGGCAGAACGGCAGCGAGGACGCCTTCAACCGGATGTTCGAGCGGGACAAGGACGACCTGCGCGAACTGGGCCTGGTCATCGACGTGGACGAGAACTCGCTGGACGGCGAACTCGGCTACCTCGCCCGCGCCGACCGCAACCGGCTGCCCGAGATCGCGCTCGACGCCGAGGAGGCCGCGGCGCTGACCCTGGTCGCCCGGGTGTGGCAGCAGGCCAAGATGTCCGGCGCGGCCAGCGGCGCCCTGCAGAAGCTGCGCGCGGCCGGCGTCCCCTTCGCCGAGACCGGGACGCACAGCGCCCTGGAGCCGCGGATCCCCGCCCGCGAGGCCGCCTTCGAACCGCTGCTGACCGCCGCCCGGGACCGCCGGCCGGTCACCTTCGAGTACCGCAAGGCCGGCGCCGGCGCCCCCGAGCAGCGGGCCGTCGAGCCGTGGGCCCTGGAGTGCTGGCGCGGTCACTGGTACCTGGCCGGCTGGGACCGCGACCGCCAGGACGCCCGGGTGTTCCGGCTGAGCCGGATCACCGGCAAGGTCCGCTCCCGCTCCGGCGCCTTCACCGGGGCCGTCCCCGAGCACGTGGACGTCCGGGCGTACGTCGCCACCTTCGCCGGCGAGGGCGCCACCGCCACCGCCACCGTCCGGCTGCGCCGCGGGGCCGGCTTCCCGCTGCGCACCAAGGCGCTGGGCACCCGCCGGGTGGACGAGACCTGGGACGAGCTGGAGATCCCGTACGGCTACGGGCTGGGCGCCCACCTCGCCGAGTTCGGCCCCGACCTGGTGGTGCTGGGCCCGGACGACCTGCGGGCCGACGTCATCGACCGGCTGCGCGCGGTGGCCGGACTGGAAGCGACCGCGGCCGTGAGCCTGACCGGCGCCGCGACCGAGGGAGCACAGGCATGAGCAACGCCATCGACCAGACCCGCCGGATGCTCTCCCTGGTCACCTACCTGCGCGAGCGCCCCGGCGCCGAGGTGGCCGAGGTGGCCCGCGCCTTCGGGATCAGCGAGCGCGAGCTGATCGGCGACCTCAACGTGCTGCCGATGTGCGGCACCAGCTTCCGCGGCGGCGACCTGCTGGACATCGACACCGACGGTGACCGGATCTGGTGGCACAACGTCGACGACGTGGCCCAGCCGCTGCGCCTCGCCGCCGACGAGGCCACCGCACTGCTGGTCGCCGCGCGGGCGGTGGCCGGGCTGCCGGGCCTGCGCGAGCGCGACCGGGAGGCCCTCACCCGGGCCGTCGCCAAGATCGAGAACGCGGCGGGGGACAGCGCCGAGGGCAGCGCCCGGGTCGGCGTCACCTTCGAGGCCGAGAGCCACGTCTTCGCCGACATCGACCGGGCGCTCAGCGAGGGCCGCCGGCTCTGGCTGCGCTACTACTCGCACGGCCGCGGCGGGATGACCGAGCGCGAGGTCGACCCGATCCGCCTGGTCACCGAGGGCCACACCTACCTGGAGGCCTGGTGCCGGGTCTCCGAGGACCGGCGGATGTTCCGGCTCGACCGGGTGGCCGAGATCAAGGTGCTGGACACCCCCTCCGACCCGCCGCGGCTGGAGCCCCGGGACCTCTCCGGCGGACTGGTGAACCCCTCCGCCGACGATCCCGAGGTGGTGGTCGAGGTCGGCCCCGGCGGGCGCTGGGTGGCCGAGTACTACACCCACGACTCGGCGCAGGAGCTGCCCGACGGCGGACTGCGGATCACCCTGCGCAGCGCCGACCCGTCCGGTCTGCGCCCGCTCGCGCTGCGGCTCGGCCGCGACGGCCGGATCGTCTCACCGCCCGAGCTCGCGGAGCAGGCCGCGGCGGCCGCCCTGGAGGCGCTGGCGGGATACCCCGAAGGGCGGGCCTGACGGTGGAGCCGGACACCAGGTTCAAGGTCTACTGCTCGGACTGCCGGGAGAAGGTGGAGCTGCCCACGGAGGCGTTCCGGCTGACCCTCGGCCGGACCCCGGCGCAGTCGTACTACAGCTTCAGCTGCCCGTCCTGCGGGGCGGGGGTCCGCAAGCCCGCGGGTGAGAAGATCGTCGAGGCGCTGACCCGGGCCGGCGTGCGCACCATGCGGCTGGTCCCGGCGGAGGGGTGACGCGGGGGCGTGCGGGCCAGGGCCTAGGCTTGGCGTCATGTCGTGGACCCTCGTCGCCGTCGTCCTGCTCGCCACCGCCGGGCTGCTGGTGCTCGGCCTGCTCGCCGGGCGGCTCTGGCTGGATGTGAAGGTGCTGGCCCGCGAGGTGGACACCGCGTCCAGGGCACTCGCCGAGGCCGCCGGCGACCTGGCCGGGGCGTCCCGGGCGGGCTGAGTCTTCACCTGCTCGTGGCCCGGGGGACTGCTCGGGCGGCGGGCGGCGGGTTACCCTCTGACCGTGGCTCCCGACCTTCCGGCGGGACCCCTCCCCGACAGTGCGCGGCGGCGATCCCGCCGCCGCGAGAAGAAGGTGGCCGAGCATGCGGATCTCGCCGATCGCGATCCTGGTGGTCGTGGTCCTCGCAATTCTGCTCTTCGGTGCCAAGCGGCTGCCGGACCTGGCACGCTCGCTGGGCCAGTCGATGCGGATCCTGAAGAGCGAGACCAAGGCCATGCGCGCCGAGGGGGGTGAGGCCGCGGCCCCCGCGCCGCAGGACGCCCCGCCGCCGAAGACCATCAAGGCCGCCCCGGGTGCCCCCGGACCGTCGCGGCCGGTGGCGGGGGAGCAGCCGACGCAGGAGACCACGCAGCCGCGATGAGCCGGCGCGCGACCAGCGGAGCCCGCCGTCCGGCGGGCTTCGACGCACAAGTTGAGGACCGGGGTTGAGCAAGTCTTCCAAGGCGCTGAAGGCGCCCAAGGACTCCGAGGGGCGGATGGCCCTCGCCGACCACCTTCGCGAGCTGCGGAACCGGGTGGTGAAGTCGGTCCTGGCGATCGTGGTCCTCACGATCGTCGCGCTGATCTACCACAAGCAGATCGAGACCTTCCT
Protein-coding regions in this window:
- the pafA gene encoding Pup--protein ligase, coding for MDRRIFGLENEYGVTCTFRGQRRLSPDEVARYLFRRVVSWGRSSNVFLRNGARLYLDVGSHPEYATPECDEVTELVTHDKAGERILEGLLVDAERRLHEEGIAGDVYLFKNNTDSAGNSYGCHENYLVARHGEFSRLADVLIPFLVTRQLICGAGKVLQTPRGAVYCVSQRAEHIWEGVSSATTRSRPIINTRDEPHADAERYRRLHVIVGDSNMSETTTLLKVGATDLVLRLIEAGVVMRDLTLENPIRAIREVSHDLTGTHQVRLANGREASALDIQEEYYSKALEFADRKGINTGTIARVLELWGRTLEAVRTEDLAKVGNEIDWIMKYRLIERYREKHQMSMSNPRVAQIDLAYHDIHRRRGLFYLLQGKGQAERVTTDLKTFEAKSVPPQTTRARLRGDFIRRAQEQRRDFTVDWVHLKLNDQAQRTVLCKDPFRSVDERVEKLIAGM
- a CDS encoding FKBP-type peptidyl-prolyl cis-trans isomerase — its product is MRRTAGLLVVLPLTLLLACSSSSKAPAEVSPSASSAAPTVPAPVDEAAPMPTVEGSFGSKAVITIPAGQPSGQFVIKTLSEGDRQTVSKGDWVTVNYSAKDWTTGKELKSSYDADGKPQLFQAGSGQLVPAFDQAVVGKKVGSRILVVAPPAAAFGDQGNTTLGVAPGDTVVFVLDITEALPQDSTLSGTMTQAPPTSPQVKDNGKAAPTITIPPGQAPPTDLQQFVLIKGEGKQVQTGQTLVVQYTGVLWSNGQQFDSSWSHGGAQALQVGTKSLIEGWDKGLVGQTVGSRVMLVVPPALGYKDQAQGAVPANSTLVFVIDILEAV
- a CDS encoding FKBP-type peptidyl-prolyl cis-trans isomerase, whose protein sequence is MSEKASSPGGPGTANGSAGDPTDSRPGGPLPGDGESIVVPPSILKQQAGWGSPGDAPRPKTGTATDEAPQIFASNVRRQDTSEAGYYENPPSVGKLGLILGTVLAVLLAGSAVTLYLVNRDGKSSAASTPVDAAPTAAPTPTADPVPPIKDSAKVLPTVTGDFGKKAVITTPAEAADGTFVVKVLSEGSGPVVEKNSWTSVDYTAKDWTTGKDIPSSYDEKGKPQIFQAGTDALIPALDQAVVGKKAGSRVLVVAPPAAAFGAQGNTSMSIGAKDNLVFVIDIQRVNAPDAVVSGTVTPPPADFPQVKDNGKKAAEITPVKGAAEPTELKSHVLIQGTGPKVESGEKVLVQYTGALWKDGKKFDSSLDKGQAFSFSVGGGQVIEGWDKGLQGVAVGSRVELVIPASLGYKDQAQGDIPANSTLVFVVDVLDAGVG
- a CDS encoding FKBP-type peptidyl-prolyl cis-trans isomerase, whose product is MSKPEIDFPVGDPPTELQIRDITVGDGAEAKSGQVVEVHYVGVAFSTGEEFDASWNRGSSFKFPLGGGRVIKGWDQGVVGMKVGGRRELTIPAHLAYGNQSPTPAIKPGETLIFVVDLLGV
- a CDS encoding helix-turn-helix transcriptional regulator, which codes for MAIAKAERLMNLALCLMNTRRPLSKKELRESVEAYREAWQNGSEDAFNRMFERDKDDLRELGLVIDVDENSLDGELGYLARADRNRLPEIALDAEEAAALTLVARVWQQAKMSGAASGALQKLRAAGVPFAETGTHSALEPRIPAREAAFEPLLTAARDRRPVTFEYRKAGAGAPEQRAVEPWALECWRGHWYLAGWDRDRQDARVFRLSRITGKVRSRSGAFTGAVPEHVDVRAYVATFAGEGATATATVRLRRGAGFPLRTKALGTRRVDETWDELEIPYGYGLGAHLAEFGPDLVVLGPDDLRADVIDRLRAVAGLEATAAVSLTGAATEGAQA
- a CDS encoding helix-turn-helix transcriptional regulator; protein product: MSNAIDQTRRMLSLVTYLRERPGAEVAEVARAFGISERELIGDLNVLPMCGTSFRGGDLLDIDTDGDRIWWHNVDDVAQPLRLAADEATALLVAARAVAGLPGLRERDREALTRAVAKIENAAGDSAEGSARVGVTFEAESHVFADIDRALSEGRRLWLRYYSHGRGGMTEREVDPIRLVTEGHTYLEAWCRVSEDRRMFRLDRVAEIKVLDTPSDPPRLEPRDLSGGLVNPSADDPEVVVEVGPGGRWVAEYYTHDSAQELPDGGLRITLRSADPSGLRPLALRLGRDGRIVSPPELAEQAAAAALEALAGYPEGRA
- the tatA gene encoding Sec-independent protein translocase subunit TatA is translated as MRISPIAILVVVVLAILLFGAKRLPDLARSLGQSMRILKSETKAMRAEGGEAAAPAPQDAPPPKTIKAAPGAPGPSRPVAGEQPTQETTQPR